A single region of the Solwaraspora sp. WMMD791 genome encodes:
- a CDS encoding YggT family protein has protein sequence MLSILFQVLYLLLYVFLLTLLARFVLSAVLQYGRRWQPGRGAAAGMESVWSVTDPPLKALRRVIPPLRIGTVSFDLASLVLLVILFVLITFVVEPLIRATN, from the coding sequence GTGTTGTCGATCTTGTTCCAAGTCCTGTATCTGCTGCTGTACGTGTTTCTGCTGACCCTGTTGGCGAGGTTTGTCCTGAGTGCGGTGCTTCAGTACGGTCGGCGGTGGCAACCCGGGCGGGGGGCCGCCGCCGGAATGGAATCGGTGTGGAGCGTCACTGATCCCCCCCTCAAAGCGTTGAGGCGGGTGATCCCACCACTGCGAATTGGTACCGTGAGCTTCGACCTGGCCTCCCTTGTGCTCCTGGTTATCCTGTTCGTGCTGATCACGTTCGTGGTGGAGCCGCTGATCAGGGCAACCAACTGA
- the sepF gene encoding cell division protein SepF, translating into MGALRKAGVWLGLVEEDDDRGYDDGGYDKASYRESRYRDSRYADEFADDEEPDDPPPRARPTVERLRPSDRLHARAAEREHRLADRDARGGEPERPERSERSSVRSITRGGADQASTPTYQTRDNLALAPQPVVRERVVVAEEEQRYQITTLHPTTYREARTIGEHFRDGTPVIINLTEMDEADARRLVDFAAGLAFGLRGTIERVTNRVFLLSPANVQVTAEDKAKIAEGGFFSLS; encoded by the coding sequence ATGGGTGCACTGCGCAAGGCGGGGGTCTGGCTAGGCCTGGTCGAGGAGGACGACGACCGGGGCTACGACGACGGCGGGTACGACAAAGCCAGTTACCGTGAGTCGCGATACCGCGACAGTAGGTACGCCGACGAGTTCGCCGACGACGAAGAGCCGGACGATCCGCCGCCACGCGCCCGCCCGACGGTGGAGCGGCTGCGGCCGTCGGACCGGCTGCATGCCCGCGCCGCCGAGCGGGAGCACCGGCTGGCCGACCGGGACGCCCGGGGCGGCGAGCCGGAGCGGCCGGAACGGTCCGAACGGTCCAGTGTGCGTTCGATCACCCGGGGCGGTGCCGACCAGGCGTCGACTCCTACCTATCAGACCCGGGACAACCTGGCTCTCGCGCCACAGCCGGTGGTGCGCGAGCGGGTGGTCGTCGCCGAGGAGGAGCAGCGCTACCAGATCACCACGCTGCACCCCACGACCTACCGGGAGGCCCGCACGATCGGCGAGCACTTCCGCGACGGCACCCCGGTGATCATCAACCTCACCGAGATGGACGAGGCGGATGCCCGCCGACTGGTTGATTTCGCTGCCGGACTGGCCTTCGGTCTGCGCGGTACGATCGAGCGCGTCACCAACCGGGTGTTTCTGCTCTCACCGGCCAACGTCCAGGTCACCGCCGAGGACAAGGCCAAGATAGCCGAGGGTGGATTTTTCAGCTTGAGCTAA
- a CDS encoding YggS family pyridoxal phosphate-dependent enzyme, whose translation MTTHDRRTDGDRRAELADALVAVRARLTAAALAAGRDPAEVTLIAVTKTCPASDVRLLAELGVTDVGENRDQEAAPKAAALAADPSVPTPRWHFIGQLQRNKCRSVVRYADVVQSVDRVALARALDAAAAAESAAAGRTAPRRLDVLVQVSLDGVAGRGGVLIDSTDSEHGFWPVVDAVTAQSHLRLAGLMAVAPLGQPPEPAFARLAELSAQLIARVPQARVISAGMSGDLEAAVAAGATHVRVGSALLGNRPTLR comes from the coding sequence GTGACGACCCACGACCGGCGTACCGACGGGGACCGGCGGGCCGAGCTGGCCGACGCGCTCGTCGCGGTCCGGGCCCGGCTCACCGCCGCCGCCCTGGCGGCCGGGCGTGACCCCGCCGAGGTGACCTTGATCGCGGTGACCAAGACCTGTCCCGCGAGCGACGTGCGGCTGCTCGCCGAACTCGGCGTCACCGACGTGGGTGAGAACCGCGACCAGGAGGCGGCGCCGAAGGCGGCGGCGCTCGCCGCCGACCCGTCGGTGCCGACCCCGCGCTGGCACTTCATCGGTCAGCTGCAGCGCAACAAGTGCCGGTCGGTCGTCCGGTACGCCGACGTGGTGCAGTCGGTGGACCGGGTGGCGCTGGCCCGGGCACTCGACGCCGCCGCGGCTGCCGAATCCGCCGCCGCTGGCCGGACGGCGCCCCGGCGGCTCGACGTACTCGTGCAGGTCAGTCTGGACGGCGTCGCGGGCCGTGGTGGGGTGCTGATCGACTCCACCGACTCCGAACACGGCTTCTGGCCGGTGGTCGACGCTGTCACGGCGCAGTCGCATCTGCGACTCGCCGGCCTGATGGCGGTGGCACCGCTGGGTCAGCCGCCCGAGCCGGCGTTCGCCCGGCTGGCCGAGCTGTCCGCCCAGCTCATCGCAAGGGTGCCGCAGGCACGGGTGATCTCGGCAGGGATGAGCGGGGACCTCGAAGCGGCGGTCGCCGCCGGTGCGACACACGTCCGTGTCGGAAGTGCGTTGCTCGGAAACCGCCCAACGCTACGGTAG
- the ftsZ gene encoding cell division protein FtsZ, with the protein MTPPHNYLAVIKVVGIGGGGVNAVNRMIEVGLKGVEFIAINTDAQALLMSDADVKLDVGRELTRGLGAGANPDVGKNAAEDHRDEIEEVLKGADMVFVTCGEGGGTGTGGAPVVANIARKLGALTIGVVTRPFSFEGKRRQVQAEAGIEELRNQCDTLIVIPNDRLLALGDRGISMMDAFRQADQVLLSGVQGITDLITTPGLINLDFADVKSVMSGAGSALMGIGSARGENRAVEAAEAAISSPLLEQSMDGARGVLLSIAGGSDLGLFEINDAAQLVTDAAHADANIIFGAVIDDALGDEVRVTVIAAGFDGGAPAYKPAEGPRKVPASPVSPAAPAVAPAPQPPTPQTRRVLFDDVDVPDFLKNGS; encoded by the coding sequence ATGACACCTCCGCACAACTACCTGGCGGTCATCAAGGTCGTCGGCATCGGCGGAGGCGGCGTCAACGCCGTCAACCGGATGATCGAGGTTGGCCTCAAGGGCGTCGAGTTCATCGCGATCAACACCGACGCCCAGGCGTTGCTGATGAGTGACGCGGACGTCAAGCTCGACGTCGGCCGCGAGCTGACCCGGGGCCTCGGCGCGGGGGCCAACCCCGATGTCGGCAAGAACGCCGCCGAGGACCACCGCGACGAGATCGAGGAGGTGCTCAAGGGCGCCGACATGGTCTTCGTCACCTGTGGCGAGGGCGGCGGTACGGGCACCGGCGGCGCTCCGGTGGTCGCCAACATCGCCCGCAAGCTCGGTGCGCTGACCATCGGCGTCGTGACCCGACCGTTTTCGTTCGAGGGCAAGCGCCGGCAGGTGCAGGCCGAGGCCGGCATCGAGGAACTACGCAACCAGTGCGACACCCTGATCGTCATCCCGAACGACCGGCTGCTGGCCCTCGGTGACCGGGGGATCAGCATGATGGACGCCTTCCGCCAGGCCGACCAGGTGCTGCTCTCCGGTGTCCAGGGGATCACCGATCTGATCACCACGCCGGGTCTGATCAACCTGGACTTCGCCGACGTGAAGAGCGTCATGAGTGGGGCCGGCAGCGCGCTGATGGGAATCGGCAGCGCCCGGGGCGAGAACCGTGCCGTCGAGGCCGCCGAGGCCGCCATCTCCAGCCCACTGCTGGAACAGAGCATGGACGGTGCCCGAGGGGTGCTGCTGTCCATCGCCGGCGGCTCCGACCTCGGGCTGTTCGAGATCAACGACGCGGCCCAGCTGGTCACCGACGCCGCACACGCCGACGCCAACATCATCTTCGGTGCGGTCATCGACGACGCGCTCGGCGACGAGGTGCGGGTGACCGTCATCGCCGCCGGGTTCGACGGCGGTGCACCGGCGTACAAGCCGGCCGAAGGCCCGCGCAAGGTACCCGCGAGCCCGGTGTCGCCGGCCGCCCCGGCGGTGGCGCCGGCGCCCCAGCCGCCGACCCCGCAGACCCGCCGGGTGCTCTTCGACGACGTGGACGTTCCGGACTTCCTGAAGAACGGCTCGTGA
- a CDS encoding FtsQ-type POTRA domain-containing protein produces MRTGSGGGPDAESRTGSRPGRRWRLVRASREAVPPSVRRFMRRARRRRLRAALPWAVGGVVLALALTGWWVVAATSVFGVDRVQVAGAVVTTEDAVRDAADVPVGTPLARVDLTAVADRVAALAAVERAVASRDWPGTLVITVVERVPAAVVPQGDAYLVVDAAGVGFRTVTTRPDGLAVIRLTAAEFDQGLARDAVSVLGALTAPLRELLVELEVSGPAGIQLRLADDRVVIWGDATDNEVKAQVADALLERAGTVMDVSAPDVVTIR; encoded by the coding sequence GTGCGGACCGGTTCCGGTGGCGGCCCCGACGCCGAGTCACGCACCGGGTCCCGGCCGGGGCGCCGGTGGCGCCTGGTTCGGGCCAGTCGCGAGGCGGTGCCGCCGTCGGTCCGCCGGTTCATGCGCCGGGCCCGGCGCCGACGACTGCGGGCGGCGCTGCCCTGGGCGGTCGGCGGTGTGGTGCTGGCGCTGGCCCTGACCGGGTGGTGGGTGGTCGCGGCGACCTCGGTGTTCGGCGTGGACCGCGTGCAGGTCGCCGGGGCCGTGGTGACCACGGAGGACGCCGTACGGGACGCTGCGGACGTGCCGGTCGGCACGCCGTTGGCCCGGGTGGACCTGACCGCGGTGGCCGACCGGGTCGCCGCCCTGGCGGCGGTGGAGCGCGCGGTGGCCAGCCGCGACTGGCCCGGTACGTTGGTGATCACCGTGGTGGAGCGGGTGCCGGCGGCCGTGGTGCCGCAGGGCGACGCGTACCTGGTCGTCGACGCCGCCGGGGTGGGATTTCGGACGGTGACGACCCGTCCGGACGGGCTGGCGGTGATCCGGTTGACGGCTGCGGAGTTCGACCAGGGGCTGGCGCGTGACGCGGTGAGTGTGCTCGGCGCGCTGACCGCTCCGCTGCGGGAGCTGCTCGTCGAGCTCGAGGTGAGCGGCCCGGCCGGGATCCAGTTGCGCCTCGCCGACGACCGGGTGGTGATCTGGGGTGACGCCACCGACAATGAGGTCAAGGCACAGGTGGCGGACGCGCTGTTGGAACGTGCGGGCACCGTCATGGACGTCAGCGCACCGGATGTGGTGACGATCCGCTGA
- the murC gene encoding UDP-N-acetylmuramate--L-alanine ligase encodes MNTTEFAPAGTLAAEDLGTVHLIGVGGVGMSGLARLLLTRGIPVTGSELRDWPSLAGLRALGGTIHMTHDAANLDGVDTVVYSTAIPADHVELATARARGLRVLHRSEALAAAMTGRRTIAVAGTHGKTTTTSMVTLILQQAGEDPSFVIGGEISEAGSNAHHGTGDFFVAEADESDRSFLLYRPYVSIVTNIDADHLNTYGDLAGLAAGFAEFARLTDPDGFVVTCADDPGTRQLTEALRDEGRTVHTYGESADADLRLSQIASAAAGVRYQATLDGAPLGEIMLPVPGRHLGLNSAAAVLTALRLGVPIDAAVAALGAFPGVRRRFERKGTAAGVTVYDEYAYHPTSMTAALRTMQEVAAAGRLVVVFQPYRVYRTRDLQAELAEALAIADEVIVMEVFGPGELREPGEGGASLTAAVPLPDDRKVFVPSWEDVSGEVVRRARPGDVVVTMGAPPISLLGDELLAALAAAADAG; translated from the coding sequence GTGAACACCACCGAGTTCGCCCCGGCCGGCACACTCGCCGCCGAGGACCTGGGCACCGTACACCTCATCGGTGTCGGCGGGGTCGGCATGAGCGGCCTGGCCCGCCTGCTGCTCACCCGCGGCATCCCGGTGACCGGCAGCGAACTACGGGACTGGCCGTCGCTGGCCGGCCTGCGCGCGCTCGGCGGGACCATCCACATGACCCACGACGCGGCGAACCTCGACGGCGTGGACACCGTTGTCTACTCGACCGCGATCCCGGCCGACCACGTCGAACTGGCCACCGCGCGGGCGCGCGGGCTGCGGGTACTGCACCGCTCCGAGGCACTGGCCGCCGCGATGACCGGCCGGCGGACCATCGCGGTGGCCGGCACCCACGGCAAGACCACCACGACCTCGATGGTCACCCTGATCCTGCAGCAGGCCGGCGAGGATCCGTCCTTCGTGATCGGCGGCGAGATCTCCGAGGCAGGGTCCAACGCCCATCACGGTACGGGTGACTTCTTCGTCGCCGAGGCCGACGAGAGCGACCGGTCCTTCCTGCTCTACCGGCCGTACGTGTCGATTGTCACCAACATCGACGCCGACCACCTGAACACCTACGGTGACCTGGCCGGTCTGGCCGCCGGGTTCGCCGAGTTCGCCCGGCTGACCGACCCGGACGGCTTCGTGGTGACCTGCGCCGACGACCCGGGTACCCGGCAGCTGACCGAGGCGCTGCGCGACGAGGGCCGCACGGTGCACACCTACGGCGAGTCGGCCGACGCGGACCTGCGGTTGTCGCAGATCGCGTCCGCCGCGGCCGGGGTGCGCTACCAGGCGACCCTGGACGGCGCTCCGCTCGGCGAGATCATGCTGCCGGTGCCGGGGCGGCACCTGGGGCTCAACAGCGCGGCCGCGGTGCTCACCGCCCTGCGCCTGGGCGTGCCCATCGACGCGGCGGTCGCCGCGCTCGGTGCGTTCCCCGGTGTCCGGCGCCGGTTCGAGCGTAAGGGCACCGCCGCCGGGGTGACCGTCTACGACGAGTACGCCTACCATCCGACCTCGATGACGGCGGCGTTGCGCACCATGCAGGAGGTGGCCGCCGCCGGCCGGCTCGTCGTGGTGTTCCAGCCCTACCGGGTCTACCGCACCCGGGACCTGCAGGCCGAACTCGCCGAGGCGTTGGCGATCGCCGACGAGGTGATCGTGATGGAGGTGTTCGGCCCTGGCGAGCTCCGGGAACCTGGCGAGGGCGGGGCGTCGTTGACGGCGGCGGTGCCGCTTCCCGACGATCGCAAGGTCTTCGTGCCGTCCTGGGAGGACGTCTCGGGTGAGGTGGTCCGGCGGGCCCGTCCGGGTGACGTCGTCGTCACCATGGGTGCGCCGCCGATCTCGCTGCTCGGTGACGAACTGCTGGCCGCGCTGGCTGCGGCGGCCGACGCCGGATGA
- the murG gene encoding undecaprenyldiphospho-muramoylpentapeptide beta-N-acetylglucosaminyltransferase — protein sequence MGPLRSVVLAGGGTGGHIYPLLAFADCLRRHDPSVRITCLGTPKGLENELIPPHGYDLRLIPAHQLPRSVNMNLVRTPDRMFKAARAAGKVIDEVQADVVVGFGGYVSVPAYLAAWRRELPIVVHEVNVPPGVANRMGMRFTKHVAVGFPHQPVQAESLRHARVVGVPLRRGIAGLDRAAARGAARAHFGLHPDLPTIFVSGGSQGARSINLAVSGAAKELARAGVQVLHAIGARNEPISVPSDLPAPYVTLPYLSEMELGYAAADLMVCRGGAMTCAEVAAIGLPAVYVPYPHSNQEQKRNALPVVEAGGGLLVDDAELTPAWIEQVVVPLARDPQRLAAMGAAAAAYGRRDGDEALLDFVYEAVSR from the coding sequence ATGGGTCCGCTGCGATCGGTGGTACTGGCGGGTGGAGGTACCGGCGGGCACATCTACCCGTTGCTCGCTTTCGCCGACTGCCTTCGCCGGCACGATCCGAGCGTCCGGATCACCTGCCTCGGTACCCCCAAGGGGCTGGAGAACGAACTGATTCCGCCGCACGGCTACGATCTGCGGCTGATCCCCGCACATCAGCTGCCCCGGTCGGTCAACATGAACCTCGTGCGTACTCCGGACCGGATGTTCAAGGCCGCCCGCGCCGCCGGCAAGGTGATCGACGAGGTGCAGGCCGACGTCGTCGTCGGGTTCGGCGGCTACGTCTCGGTGCCCGCGTACCTGGCGGCCTGGCGGCGTGAGCTGCCGATCGTGGTGCACGAGGTGAACGTGCCACCGGGGGTGGCGAACCGGATGGGGATGCGGTTCACCAAGCACGTCGCGGTCGGTTTCCCGCACCAGCCGGTGCAGGCCGAGTCGCTGCGGCACGCGCGGGTCGTCGGTGTGCCGCTGCGCCGGGGCATCGCCGGACTCGACCGGGCCGCCGCCCGGGGCGCAGCCCGGGCCCACTTCGGGCTGCACCCCGACCTGCCGACCATCTTCGTCTCCGGCGGCTCACAGGGGGCCCGGTCGATCAACCTGGCCGTCTCCGGCGCCGCCAAGGAGCTGGCCCGCGCGGGTGTGCAGGTGCTGCACGCGATCGGTGCGCGCAACGAGCCGATCTCCGTACCCAGCGATCTTCCGGCGCCGTACGTGACGTTGCCGTACCTGTCGGAGATGGAGCTGGGGTACGCCGCCGCCGACCTCATGGTGTGCCGGGGCGGGGCGATGACCTGCGCGGAGGTGGCCGCGATCGGGCTGCCGGCCGTCTACGTGCCGTACCCGCACAGCAACCAGGAGCAGAAGCGCAACGCCCTGCCGGTGGTCGAGGCGGGCGGTGGGCTGCTGGTCGACGACGCGGAGCTGACCCCGGCCTGGATCGAGCAGGTCGTGGTGCCGCTGGCCCGGGATCCGCAGCGGCTGGCGGCGATGGGTGCGGCGGCGGCCGCGTACGGCCGTCGCGACGGCGACGAGGCACTGCTCGACTTCGTCTACGAGGCGGTGTCCCGATGA
- a CDS encoding FtsW/RodA/SpoVE family cell cycle protein has protein sequence MLARPLASYYLLIFSSGLLLMIGLTMVFSATSIKAYIDDGSAFSVLSRQATFAVIGLVAFWLCQRLPGRTFRALGIVILGTSVALLLVLNGMLLLASLAGWPQAQIGPVRAHLLWLYFGSFQLQPSELAKLGLVLWGADVIARKGADLGQWRQLAIPLFPAVGLLFLLVGYNDLGTMLCILALVVGLLWAAGVPLRIFATLGAVGLAGIGLLIAAAWQGAGSGAQDADNYRLARLTSFFTPPDQCVDDCYQALQARYAIANGGWFGEGLGSSRLKWGYLPQAEDDFIFAIVAEELGVVGCVVVLALFAVLAYTALRIARRVDDAFRRLAAAAAASWLISQAVINIGGVVGLLPITGIPLPFISAGGSALVVTLAAIGMLASFARAEPDAARALNARPPARWVRLLWAPLPPVPRRRHPAKPRMTGVAPREGGKSGQPRQPGAAPRQPREPAPRQSRQSRQSGPADRQARFGSSGGSATPRAPKRRDGR, from the coding sequence ATGCTGGCCCGACCGCTCGCCTCGTACTATCTGCTGATCTTCAGCAGCGGCCTGCTGCTGATGATCGGCCTGACCATGGTCTTCTCGGCGACCAGCATCAAGGCCTACATCGACGACGGCAGCGCGTTCAGCGTCCTGAGCCGCCAGGCGACCTTCGCGGTGATCGGCCTGGTCGCGTTCTGGCTGTGCCAGCGGCTGCCCGGACGCACGTTCCGGGCACTGGGCATCGTCATCCTCGGCACCTCCGTCGCGTTGCTGCTGGTGCTCAACGGGATGCTGCTGCTCGCCTCGCTCGCCGGCTGGCCACAGGCCCAGATCGGCCCGGTCCGCGCCCATCTGCTCTGGCTCTACTTCGGCTCGTTCCAGCTGCAGCCTTCCGAGCTGGCCAAGCTGGGGCTGGTGCTGTGGGGCGCCGACGTGATCGCCCGCAAGGGAGCCGACCTGGGCCAGTGGCGGCAACTGGCGATCCCGCTGTTTCCCGCCGTCGGACTGCTGTTCCTGCTGGTCGGCTACAACGACCTGGGCACCATGCTCTGCATCCTGGCGCTGGTCGTCGGGCTGCTCTGGGCCGCCGGCGTCCCGTTGCGGATCTTCGCCACGCTCGGCGCGGTCGGCCTGGCCGGCATCGGCCTGCTGATCGCTGCCGCCTGGCAGGGCGCCGGCTCCGGCGCCCAGGACGCGGACAACTACCGACTCGCCCGGCTCACGTCGTTCTTCACCCCGCCGGACCAGTGCGTCGACGACTGCTACCAGGCGCTACAGGCCCGGTACGCCATCGCCAACGGCGGCTGGTTCGGCGAGGGGCTCGGGTCCAGCCGGTTGAAGTGGGGCTACCTGCCACAGGCCGAGGACGACTTCATCTTCGCCATCGTCGCCGAGGAGCTCGGTGTGGTCGGCTGCGTCGTGGTGCTGGCCCTGTTCGCGGTCCTGGCGTACACCGCGTTGCGCATCGCCCGGCGGGTCGACGACGCGTTCCGCCGGCTCGCCGCGGCCGCTGCGGCCAGCTGGCTGATCAGCCAGGCGGTGATCAACATCGGCGGGGTGGTCGGCCTGCTGCCGATCACCGGCATCCCCCTGCCGTTCATCTCGGCGGGCGGCAGTGCGCTGGTGGTGACCCTGGCCGCGATCGGCATGCTGGCGTCGTTCGCCCGGGCGGAGCCGGACGCCGCGCGGGCGCTCAACGCCCGTCCGCCGGCCCGCTGGGTCCGCCTGCTCTGGGCTCCGTTGCCGCCGGTGCCGCGTCGGCGACACCCGGCGAAGCCCCGGATGACCGGCGTCGCGCCACGCGAGGGCGGCAAGTCGGGTCAGCCACGCCAGCCCGGTGCCGCGCCCCGTCAGCCCCGTGAGCCCGCGCCCCGTCAGTCCCGTCAGTCCCGTCAGTCAGGGCCGGCCGACCGTCAGGCGCGTTTCGGCAGCTCCGGCGGGTCGGCGACGCCCCGTGCGCCGAAGCGCCGGGACGGACGTTAA
- the mraY gene encoding phospho-N-acetylmuramoyl-pentapeptide-transferase, which translates to MRAVIVAAAVAFLVSLFGTPVAIKVFTRLKAGQPIRAEGPAMHQGKKGTPTMGGVVFIVATVIAYVAGHLALTTLPEQQIAQIGPTITALVLLGLLVFSGAVGFIDDFLKVRKRNSAGLNKRGKLLGQILVGAVFGIIALYFPSTMVDATGDATNTETVGSTTISFIRDIDALDVGKAVSVVIFIFVVMATTNGVNLTDGLDGLATGASVMVLGAYALIAFWQYRHWCADPNYTAEYCYQVRDPLEIALIAGAAAGACVGFLWWNTSPARIFMGDTGALGLGGLIAGMAMATRTMLLLLIIGGLFVIITMSVVIQIISFRTTGKRVFRMSPLQHHFELAGWSEVNIVVRFWIIAGIGVAIGLGLFYSEFLAVMG; encoded by the coding sequence GTGAGGGCTGTCATCGTCGCGGCGGCCGTGGCGTTCCTGGTGTCACTGTTCGGTACGCCGGTGGCCATCAAGGTGTTCACCCGGCTCAAGGCCGGCCAACCGATCCGGGCCGAGGGCCCCGCCATGCACCAGGGCAAGAAGGGCACACCGACGATGGGCGGCGTGGTCTTCATCGTCGCCACGGTGATCGCCTACGTCGCCGGGCACCTGGCCCTGACCACCCTTCCGGAGCAGCAGATTGCCCAGATCGGGCCGACCATCACCGCGTTGGTCCTGCTCGGCCTGCTGGTCTTCTCCGGCGCGGTCGGTTTCATCGACGACTTCCTCAAGGTCCGCAAGCGCAACAGCGCCGGGTTGAACAAGCGCGGCAAGCTGCTCGGCCAGATCCTGGTCGGCGCGGTCTTCGGCATCATCGCGCTCTACTTCCCGAGCACGATGGTGGACGCCACCGGCGACGCGACCAACACCGAGACGGTCGGCAGCACCACCATCTCGTTCATCCGGGACATCGACGCGCTCGACGTCGGCAAGGCCGTGTCGGTGGTCATCTTCATCTTCGTGGTGATGGCGACGACCAATGGGGTGAACCTGACCGACGGGCTCGACGGGTTGGCCACCGGCGCGTCGGTGATGGTCCTCGGGGCGTACGCGCTGATCGCGTTCTGGCAGTACCGACACTGGTGCGCCGACCCCAACTACACGGCCGAGTACTGCTACCAGGTGCGGGACCCACTGGAGATCGCGCTGATCGCGGGGGCCGCCGCCGGTGCCTGTGTCGGCTTCCTGTGGTGGAACACCTCACCGGCGCGCATCTTCATGGGTGACACCGGGGCGCTCGGCCTGGGTGGGCTGATCGCCGGGATGGCGATGGCCACCCGGACCATGCTGCTGCTGCTGATCATCGGCGGGTTGTTCGTGATCATCACGATGTCGGTGGTGATCCAGATCATCTCGTTCCGGACCACCGGCAAGCGGGTGTTCCGCATGTCGCCGCTGCAGCACCACTTCGAACTCGCCGGGTGGAGCGAGGTCAACATCGTCGTCCGGTTCTGGATCATCGCCGGAATCGGTGTGGCGATCGGGCTGGGCCTGTTCTACAGCGAGTTCCTCGCCGTGATGGGCTGA
- the murF gene encoding UDP-N-acetylmuramoyl-tripeptide--D-alanyl-D-alanine ligase — protein sequence MIPMTLAEVAAAVGGRLHAADPAVRVTGGVEFDSRKIGPGGLFVAFAGERVDGHDFAATAIAAGAVAVLGTRPVDAHADADADADADGAVSTSGSGATRPVPMVLVDDPLVAMAALARAVLDRLPQLTVIGITGSSGKTTTKDLIAQLATALGPTVAPAGSFNNELGHPYTVLRADPETRFLVLEMGARGVGHIRHLCEIARPRIGVVINVGVAHIGEFGSVDAIATAKGELVEALPAEGVAVLNADDPRVAAMAGRTGARVVLAGESATATVRAEQVTVDDRGRAAYQLVTPGGTAPVRLAVSGRHQVGNSLLAAAVAIELGMTGPAELAAAIGGLRLVSTRRMDVFDRPDGVTVIDDSYNANPASTAAALRALADLGQGRRTFAVLGYLAELGEYEQSGHAEVGRLAAELGVHRLVVVGEQAAPIRQGAATVQTWEGESVLVTDQQAAIDLLGQELTGGDVVLVKGSRYRTWDVADALRAGAREATA from the coding sequence GTGATCCCGATGACGCTGGCCGAGGTGGCCGCCGCGGTCGGTGGGCGGTTGCACGCGGCCGACCCGGCGGTCCGGGTCACCGGTGGGGTGGAGTTCGACTCCCGCAAGATCGGTCCCGGCGGGTTGTTCGTCGCCTTCGCCGGAGAGCGGGTCGACGGCCACGACTTCGCGGCGACCGCGATCGCGGCCGGCGCGGTCGCGGTGCTCGGCACCCGCCCGGTCGATGCTCACGCCGACGCCGACGCCGACGCCGACGCCGACGGCGCGGTGTCGACCAGTGGCTCCGGGGCGACTCGGCCGGTGCCGATGGTGCTGGTCGACGATCCGCTCGTCGCCATGGCGGCGCTGGCCCGGGCCGTGCTGGACCGGCTGCCGCAGCTGACCGTGATCGGCATCACCGGGTCCTCCGGCAAGACCACCACCAAGGATCTGATCGCCCAGCTCGCCACCGCGCTGGGGCCGACGGTGGCGCCCGCCGGGTCGTTCAACAACGAACTCGGGCACCCGTACACGGTGTTGCGGGCCGATCCCGAGACCCGCTTCCTGGTGCTGGAGATGGGTGCGCGCGGCGTCGGGCACATCCGCCACCTCTGTGAGATCGCCCGACCCCGGATCGGGGTCGTGATCAACGTCGGGGTCGCGCACATCGGCGAGTTCGGCTCCGTCGACGCGATCGCCACGGCAAAGGGTGAGCTGGTCGAGGCGCTGCCGGCGGAGGGGGTGGCGGTGCTCAACGCCGACGATCCCCGGGTGGCGGCCATGGCCGGTCGCACTGGTGCCCGGGTGGTGCTGGCCGGCGAGAGCGCCACGGCGACGGTCCGCGCCGAGCAGGTCACCGTCGACGACCGGGGCCGGGCCGCGTACCAGCTGGTCACCCCGGGCGGTACGGCGCCGGTGCGGCTCGCCGTCAGCGGCCGTCACCAGGTCGGCAACAGCCTGTTGGCGGCGGCCGTCGCGATCGAGCTCGGGATGACCGGGCCGGCGGAGCTCGCCGCCGCGATCGGTGGGCTGCGGCTGGTGTCGACCCGCCGGATGGACGTGTTCGACCGACCGGACGGCGTCACCGTGATCGACGATTCCTACAATGCCAATCCGGCTTCCACCGCGGCGGCGTTGCGCGCGTTGGCAGACCTCGGCCAGGGGCGGCGGACCTTCGCGGTCCTCGGCTACCTCGCCGAGTTGGGCGAGTACGAGCAGTCCGGTCACGCTGAGGTCGGGCGGCTCGCCGCCGAGCTCGGCGTGCACCGGCTGGTGGTGGTGGGTGAGCAGGCCGCGCCGATCCGACAGGGAGCGGCGACGGTGCAGACGTGGGAAGGGGAGTCGGTGCTGGTCACCGATCAACAGGCAGCGATCGACCTGCTCGGGCAGGAACTGACCGGCGGCGACGTGGTTCTGGTGAAAGGCTCGCGCTACCGCACCTGGGACGTCGCCGACGCGCTGCGCGCCGGTGCCCGGGAGGCGACGGCGTGA